From the genome of Streptomyces sp. NBC_01260, one region includes:
- a CDS encoding arsenate-mycothiol transferase ArsC, with protein sequence MSESPKPSVPFVCVHNAGRSQTAAAFLTHLAQLRGEVRSAGSAPVNAVNPAAVRDAGGRHRHARRDTSKGLTSEVVRASDVVITMPTRPNPSCASGVML encoded by the coding sequence GTGTCCGAGAGCCCGAAGCCGTCCGTGCCGTTCGTGTGCGTCCACAACGCCGGCCGCTCGCAGACGGCCGCCGCGTTCCTCACCCACCTCGCGCAGCTCCGGGGCGAGGTCCGCTCTGCCGGGTCCGCACCGGTCAACGCCGTGAACCCCGCCGCCGTGCGAGATGCCGGAGGTCGGCATCGACATGCCCGCCGAGACACATCGAAGGGCCTGACCAGCGAAGTCGTGCGGGCGTCGGATGTGGTGATCACCATGCCGACCCGTCCGAATCCCTCGTGCGCCTCAGGAGTCATGCTGTGA
- a CDS encoding hemopexin repeat-containing protein, whose protein sequence is MATRTAFFFRGGTYVRYDVNPSTGNDTVDTGSYPRDIGAGWDAMPVSFRNNIDAAVTWPDAFVYFFKGSTYVRWDATDDTVDASNYPRDIAEGWTAFPASFRTGIDAAINWGDGYAYFFKGPKYIKYNIGNDTVDASVYPRDTAEGWTAFPASFRTGIDAAINWGDGYAYFFKGPKYIKYNIGNDTVDASVYPRDTAEGWTQLAGVGFTDRLQEAIEWPRAEVTSFTAPASFTACATTTAPAVTAVRTFEMRAAMRQAHPSLCACGEYRQYVRGDFFVDGERINFILQDGVNVPPVVLRPRPESGAADDNFREDGRPASQNLLTHVDLHYGHRPRPTATVDLNDLYQPFPRRTGCTYTGRDTPSMKSPQGAFIRMDIDFRGRVIDTCNGGAVLQQNEWTVTCEVP, encoded by the coding sequence ATGGCAACCCGGACGGCGTTCTTCTTCCGTGGCGGCACGTACGTCCGGTACGACGTGAATCCGAGCACCGGTAACGACACCGTCGACACAGGCAGCTATCCGCGTGACATCGGTGCGGGGTGGGACGCCATGCCCGTCTCCTTCCGCAACAACATCGACGCCGCCGTGACGTGGCCCGATGCCTTCGTCTACTTCTTCAAGGGCAGCACGTACGTGCGCTGGGATGCCACCGACGACACGGTGGACGCAAGCAACTACCCGCGCGATATCGCGGAGGGCTGGACGGCGTTCCCCGCGTCGTTCCGCACAGGAATCGATGCCGCCATCAACTGGGGAGACGGATACGCGTACTTCTTCAAGGGACCGAAGTACATCAAGTACAACATCGGCAACGACACAGTCGACGCAAGCGTCTACCCCCGCGACACCGCCGAGGGCTGGACGGCGTTCCCCGCGTCGTTCCGCACAGGAATCGATGCCGCCATCAACTGGGGAGACGGATACGCGTACTTCTTCAAGGGACCGAAGTACATCAAGTACAACATCGGCAACGACACAGTCGACGCAAGCGTCTACCCCCGCGACACCGCCGAGGGCTGGACACAGCTCGCCGGGGTCGGGTTCACCGACCGCTTGCAGGAGGCGATCGAGTGGCCCCGGGCCGAGGTCACTTCCTTCACCGCCCCGGCAAGCTTCACTGCCTGCGCGACCACCACCGCACCGGCCGTCACCGCCGTACGCACCTTCGAAATGCGGGCAGCCATGCGTCAGGCCCATCCATCCCTGTGCGCCTGCGGAGAGTATCGCCAGTACGTGCGAGGTGACTTCTTCGTCGACGGCGAGCGCATCAACTTCATTCTGCAGGACGGCGTGAACGTCCCGCCCGTGGTTCTGCGGCCGCGGCCGGAATCCGGCGCGGCGGACGACAACTTCCGAGAGGACGGCAGACCGGCCTCACAGAACCTCCTGACGCACGTGGACCTGCACTACGGACACCGCCCGCGCCCTACGGCGACGGTGGACCTCAACGACCTCTACCAGCCGTTCCCCCGGCGTACGGGTTGCACGTATACCGGTCGAGATACGCCCAGCATGAAGTCGCCGCAAGGCGCGTTCATTCGCATGGACATAGATTTCCGCGGCCGGGTGATCGATACGTGCAACGGGGGTGCGGTCCTTCAGCAGAACGAGTGGACAGTGACCTGCGAGGTGCCCTGA
- a CDS encoding hemopexin repeat-containing protein — MSDRAAYFFKGDRYLRYNITNDTVDVDPTEISDNWPALPTEFQSDLDTAINWGDGNAYFFKADRCLRYNITNDTVDVGPTEISDNWPALPTEFQSDLDTAINWGDGNAYFFKADRYLRYNITNDTVDVGPTEISDNWPALPTEFQSDLDTAINWGDGNAYFFKADRYLRYNITNDTVDVGPTEISDNWPALPTEFQSDLDTVVDWDEA; from the coding sequence ATGAGTGACCGAGCTGCCTATTTCTTCAAAGGCGATCGCTACCTCCGCTACAACATCACCAACGACACAGTCGACGTCGATCCCACGGAGATCTCCGACAACTGGCCCGCACTCCCCACCGAATTCCAGAGCGACCTCGACACAGCCATCAACTGGGGAGACGGAAACGCCTACTTCTTCAAGGCCGACCGCTGCCTCCGCTACAACATCACCAACGACACAGTCGACGTCGGCCCCACCGAGATCTCCGACAACTGGCCCGCACTCCCCACCGAATTCCAGAGCGACCTCGACACAGCCATCAACTGGGGAGACGGAAACGCCTACTTCTTCAAGGCCGACCGCTACCTCCGCTACAACATCACCAACGACACAGTCGACGTCGGCCCCACCGAAATCTCCGACAACTGGCCCGCACTCCCCACCGAATTCCAGAGCGACCTCGACACAGCCATCAACTGGGGAGACGGAAACGCCTACTTCTTCAAGGCCGACCGCTACCTCCGCTACAACATCACCAACGACACAGTCGACGTCGGCCCCACCGAAATCTCCGACAACTGGCCCGCACTCCCCACCGAATTCCAGAGCGACCTCGACACGGTCGTCGATTGGGACGAGGCCTGA
- a CDS encoding ISAzo13 family transposase: MRILEEACAQLTMKFEVLFPHLDERQRRLLMAAEARALGHGGVRAVARAASMSETTVRKGVSELEAGEEPLGRVRRPGGGRKRVADLDPGLRPALLTLVEPDERGDPMSPLRWTVKSTRTLARELARTGHKVSADTVADLLREEGFSLQANAKTIEGSQHPDRDAQFRYLNEQARDHRDAGQPVISVDTKKKELVGEFKNNGLQWRPAADPAPVNVHDFADPRLGKAVPYGIYDLAANTGWVNVGTDHDTAAFAVESIRRWWCGQGRAAYPQATRLLVTADAGGSNGYRTRAWKLELARLAAETGLTITVCHLPPGTSKWNKIEHRLFSHITMNWRGRPLTSHEVIVNSIAATTTRTGLRVKAALDTNSYPIGVKIGDAEMAALPLTRHAFHADWNYALHPQTRPAIPAARAPQAADTQWDQALLTDPSLTGMPRQQLDNLTTMLAPDGDTQRGRPPRLTFPEQVLATVLHLRVALAAEPLAVLFASSRTAMHRTLLKNRRLLEAQGITIPPAKTPPASLTVLQARVLALTGDTSIKIKTPC; this comes from the coding sequence ATGCGCATCCTGGAAGAGGCCTGTGCCCAACTCACCATGAAGTTCGAGGTGTTGTTCCCTCATCTGGATGAGCGGCAACGACGGCTGCTGATGGCCGCAGAGGCCCGTGCTCTGGGACACGGTGGCGTTCGGGCCGTCGCGCGGGCGGCCTCGATGAGTGAGACCACGGTCCGCAAGGGCGTGTCCGAGTTGGAGGCCGGCGAGGAGCCTCTGGGGAGAGTGCGGCGGCCGGGCGGAGGCCGCAAGAGGGTCGCAGATCTCGATCCGGGGCTGCGGCCGGCTCTCCTGACGCTTGTCGAGCCAGACGAGCGAGGCGATCCGATGTCGCCGCTGCGGTGGACGGTGAAGTCGACCCGCACTCTGGCGCGGGAACTCGCCCGAACCGGACACAAAGTCAGTGCGGACACCGTCGCGGACCTGCTGCGAGAGGAAGGCTTCAGTCTGCAGGCCAACGCCAAGACCATCGAGGGAAGCCAACATCCCGACCGAGATGCCCAGTTCCGCTATCTCAACGAGCAGGCCCGTGATCACCGGGACGCTGGCCAGCCGGTGATCAGCGTGGACACCAAGAAGAAGGAACTCGTCGGCGAGTTCAAGAACAACGGTCTCCAGTGGCGGCCTGCGGCTGATCCGGCGCCGGTGAACGTCCATGACTTCGCCGACCCCCGGCTGGGCAAGGCCGTCCCGTACGGGATCTACGACCTCGCGGCGAACACCGGCTGGGTCAACGTGGGCACCGATCACGACACCGCCGCATTCGCAGTGGAATCGATCCGCCGCTGGTGGTGCGGCCAGGGTCGGGCCGCCTACCCGCAAGCGACGCGACTGCTCGTCACCGCCGACGCGGGCGGCTCGAACGGTTACCGCACCCGGGCCTGGAAACTCGAACTCGCACGGCTCGCCGCCGAAACGGGACTGACCATCACCGTGTGCCACCTACCGCCGGGCACGTCAAAGTGGAACAAGATCGAGCACCGGCTCTTCTCGCACATCACCATGAACTGGCGCGGCCGCCCGCTGACCAGCCACGAAGTCATCGTGAACAGCATCGCAGCGACCACCACCCGCACCGGACTGCGCGTGAAAGCCGCGCTTGACACCAACAGCTATCCCATCGGGGTGAAGATCGGCGACGCAGAGATGGCTGCCCTGCCGCTGACCCGGCATGCCTTCCACGCCGACTGGAACTATGCACTGCACCCCCAGACACGCCCTGCCATCCCGGCGGCACGAGCCCCGCAGGCCGCTGACACACAGTGGGACCAGGCCCTACTGACCGATCCTTCCCTGACCGGGATGCCCCGCCAGCAACTGGACAACCTCACGACAATGTTGGCTCCCGACGGGGATACTCAGCGAGGTCGCCCACCCCGACTTACCTTCCCTGAACAGGTCCTGGCCACCGTGCTCCACCTGCGGGTCGCCCTGGCCGCGGAACCACTCGCCGTACTGTTCGCCAGCAGCCGCACGGCCATGCACCGCACTCTCCTCAAGAACAGAAGACTGCTCGAGGCCCAGGGCATCACTATCCCGCCCGCGAAGACCCCACCCGCGTCCCTCACAGTCCTCCAAGCCAGGGTCCTCGCACTGACCGGCGACACCAGCATCAAGATCAAGACACCGTGTTAA
- a CDS encoding cupin domain-containing protein, with protein METESFREKYWEKQVLLVQREDPSYFSDLLTLDDVDLLLFSSGVNLDGIRVLTEGKEMPVSELEHLSGQNGRVTVLETLYQLYRTGSTIALNALEPRWEPLSRLSAELSAETSARVQTNVYLTPGGGAQGLSPHYDTHDVCVLQVHGVKRWSLYGTAHELPLRDQPFDHSKVFEREVEQEIDLKPGDVLYLPRGTVHAATSTDSASVHITVGFRPLLWNAVIQEAVNAVLGDDVRFRTGRWDSPMTRKRRRRPRRP; from the coding sequence TTGGAAACGGAATCCTTTCGGGAAAAGTACTGGGAGAAGCAGGTTCTTTTGGTCCAACGCGAAGATCCCAGCTATTTCTCGGACCTTTTGACGCTGGACGACGTGGACCTGTTGCTCTTCTCCTCGGGCGTGAATCTCGATGGCATACGGGTCCTGACCGAGGGCAAGGAGATGCCGGTCTCCGAGCTGGAGCACCTGAGCGGACAGAACGGCCGGGTCACGGTCCTCGAAACGCTCTACCAGCTCTACCGGACGGGATCCACGATTGCGCTGAACGCCCTGGAGCCGCGCTGGGAGCCGCTGTCCCGTCTGTCCGCCGAACTCAGCGCGGAGACCAGTGCGCGCGTGCAGACGAATGTGTATCTCACTCCGGGCGGTGGCGCCCAGGGACTCAGCCCGCACTACGACACTCACGACGTCTGCGTTCTGCAGGTGCACGGGGTGAAACGCTGGAGCCTCTACGGAACGGCGCACGAGCTGCCTCTCCGTGATCAGCCCTTCGACCACTCGAAGGTCTTCGAGCGTGAGGTGGAGCAAGAAATAGACCTGAAGCCGGGTGATGTGCTCTATCTCCCGAGGGGAACCGTCCACGCGGCGACCTCGACGGACTCGGCATCGGTCCACATCACCGTGGGATTTCGTCCGCTTCTGTGGAACGCGGTGATCCAGGAGGCCGTCAACGCGGTTCTCGGCGACGACGTGCGGTTCCGCACCGGCCGATGGGATTCGCCAATGACGCGCAAGCGCAGAAGGAGACCGAGGAGACCCTGA
- a CDS encoding ABC transporter ATP-binding protein gives MTAELKGPQRVGLLRVLRLFLPYRGRLAVLILLIVGASLVSMALPFLLREIVDVALPRARTGLLTALSAGMAGVVVLSTGLGVLQSYLTVVLGQRVMQDLRIGVYNHLQRMSPAFFTTARTGEIQSRISNDIGGIQATITSTATVVVGSVTTVLASLVAMVALDPELTVLSLAILPLFVWISRKVGAERRGIVMEYQRKLAVTSALVEESLSVSGFLLGRTMGRTSTLNAEFAADSRALTDLAVRSTMVGRWRQSTIAIIMGTMPVIIYWAAGVIGHQSQDPVSIGTLIAFTSLQQGLFGPAVSLLQVGISIQSSMALFDRVFEYLDLPVGVPEPADPKPLPHPKGRVELRGVHFHYPGSTTGLSGIDVDIAPGEHLAVVGTTGAGKTTLGYLITRLCDPTSGTVTVDGVDVRDLGFETLAATVGLVSQDTYLFHTTIADNLRFAKAGATDGELVAAAKAAHIHDLISSLPEGYRTIVGERGYRFSGGEKQRLAVARTVLRDPPVLVLDEATSALDVDTERHVQRALAEMSGGRTTITITHRLSTVVNADRIIVLERGRIVEHGSHTDLLAHSGRYAALLRPDHRERPRV, from the coding sequence TTGACCGCCGAGCTGAAGGGTCCGCAGCGGGTGGGGTTACTCAGGGTGCTGAGGCTCTTCCTGCCGTACCGTGGACGCCTCGCCGTGCTGATACTCCTGATCGTGGGGGCGTCCCTGGTGTCGATGGCTCTACCCTTCCTGCTGCGCGAGATCGTGGATGTGGCCCTGCCACGGGCACGCACCGGTCTGCTCACCGCTCTGTCAGCCGGGATGGCCGGAGTCGTGGTACTGAGCACCGGGCTCGGCGTACTCCAGTCGTACCTGACCGTGGTCCTGGGACAGCGGGTGATGCAGGACTTGCGTATCGGCGTCTACAACCATCTCCAACGAATGTCGCCGGCGTTTTTCACGACCGCTCGCACGGGCGAGATCCAGTCCCGGATCTCCAACGATATCGGAGGTATTCAGGCGACGATCACGAGCACCGCCACGGTGGTCGTCGGCAGCGTCACCACGGTTCTGGCCAGCCTGGTCGCGATGGTCGCACTGGACCCGGAACTCACCGTTCTCTCTCTCGCCATACTTCCGCTGTTCGTATGGATCAGCCGCAAGGTCGGGGCCGAACGACGCGGGATAGTCATGGAGTACCAGCGCAAACTGGCTGTGACGTCAGCCCTGGTGGAGGAGTCGCTGTCGGTGAGCGGCTTCCTCCTCGGCCGGACGATGGGCCGGACCAGTACGTTGAACGCCGAGTTCGCCGCGGACTCCCGGGCCCTGACCGACCTCGCGGTCCGGTCGACGATGGTGGGCCGGTGGAGGCAGTCGACGATTGCGATCATCATGGGGACGATGCCCGTCATCATCTACTGGGCGGCGGGAGTCATCGGTCATCAGAGCCAGGACCCGGTCTCCATCGGCACACTCATCGCCTTCACATCGCTTCAGCAGGGCCTGTTCGGCCCCGCGGTCTCGCTCCTGCAGGTGGGCATCTCCATCCAGAGTTCCATGGCGCTGTTCGACCGGGTCTTCGAGTACCTCGACCTTCCCGTGGGCGTCCCCGAACCGGCCGATCCGAAGCCGCTCCCTCACCCGAAGGGCAGGGTCGAACTGCGGGGAGTGCACTTCCACTACCCCGGATCCACGACAGGGCTGTCAGGGATCGACGTGGACATCGCCCCCGGTGAACACCTCGCGGTCGTGGGAACGACTGGAGCAGGGAAGACGACCCTGGGATACCTGATCACGCGGCTGTGCGACCCGACCAGCGGCACGGTCACCGTCGACGGGGTCGACGTCCGGGACCTCGGCTTCGAGACCCTCGCGGCCACGGTGGGCCTGGTATCACAGGACACCTACCTGTTCCACACCACCATCGCCGACAACCTTCGTTTCGCGAAGGCGGGCGCGACGGACGGAGAGCTGGTCGCCGCGGCCAAAGCGGCCCACATCCACGACCTCATCAGCAGCCTTCCCGAGGGGTACCGGACGATCGTCGGCGAACGGGGGTACCGATTCTCCGGCGGGGAGAAGCAGCGCCTCGCCGTCGCCAGGACAGTGCTGCGTGACCCACCGGTCCTCGTCCTGGACGAAGCCACCAGCGCGCTCGATGTCGACACCGAGCGACACGTCCAACGCGCGTTGGCGGAGATGTCCGGCGGACGCACCACGATCACCATCACCCACCGCCTCTCCACGGTGGTGAACGCCGACCGGATCATCGTGCTGGAGCGCGGACGCATCGTCGAGCACGGCTCTCACACCGATCTCCTGGCACACTCGGGCCGCTACGCCGCGCTGCTCCGGCCGGACCACCGGGAGCGGCCCCGGGTGTGA
- a CDS encoding MarR family winged helix-turn-helix transcriptional regulator, translating into MKASDLSDELAGLLLRIQRLARRRLWNGLSAPRLRGAHAELLRLVATEPGVRVSTAARSLCLAPNSVSTLVNHLVAEGLLRREKDPGDGRAALLYPTPAGVEKLHEWHTRREALFRRHLAGLDADDRTALAAALPALHRLAASLGKGDETA; encoded by the coding sequence ATGAAGGCGAGTGATCTCTCTGATGAGCTCGCCGGACTTCTGCTCCGCATCCAGCGGCTCGCCCGGCGCAGACTGTGGAACGGCTTGTCCGCTCCCCGGCTGCGAGGGGCGCACGCCGAACTGTTGCGGCTGGTGGCCACCGAGCCCGGCGTGCGGGTCTCGACGGCCGCACGGAGCCTCTGCCTCGCGCCCAACTCGGTCAGCACGCTGGTGAACCACCTGGTCGCGGAGGGACTGCTGCGGCGGGAGAAGGACCCCGGAGACGGGCGTGCCGCCTTGCTGTACCCCACCCCCGCGGGGGTGGAGAAGTTGCACGAGTGGCACACCCGCCGTGAGGCGCTCTTCCGCCGGCACCTGGCCGGACTCGACGCCGACGACCGCACGGCACTCGCCGCCGCACTCCCGGCCCTGCACAGACTCGCCGCGTCACTGGGCAAGGGGGATGAGACCGCGTGA
- a CDS encoding ABC transporter ATP-binding protein, producing the protein MTTDTAPAVRCTALTYSFGSSKAVDSLDLLVRPGEVFGLLGPNGAGKTTTMRAITTLLPVPTGVVEVFGHDAARQQMAVRRLLGYVPQQLSADAGLTGLENVQLFARVYDVPRRERAARVSQALDAVGLGDVARRLAATYSGGMVRRLELAQALVSAPRLLILDEPTIGLDPIARDSVWDRINEIRTGTGMTVLVTTHSMDEADRRCDRLALMHLGRLRALGTPTELKSELVTHRRETGEPASPPPSLEDVFRYHSGSGLDDPGAEEEKGAFNDVRRTRRTATRRG; encoded by the coding sequence GTGACCACAGATACCGCGCCCGCTGTCCGCTGCACCGCCCTGACCTACAGCTTCGGCAGCTCGAAGGCCGTCGACAGCCTGGACCTGCTGGTCCGGCCCGGGGAGGTGTTCGGGCTCCTCGGCCCGAACGGTGCGGGCAAGACCACCACCATGCGCGCCATCACCACCCTGCTGCCTGTGCCGACCGGAGTCGTCGAAGTGTTCGGCCATGACGCGGCCCGGCAGCAGATGGCGGTGCGGCGCCTGCTCGGTTACGTACCGCAGCAGTTGTCGGCGGACGCAGGGCTCACCGGTCTGGAGAACGTCCAGCTCTTCGCCCGCGTGTACGACGTACCTCGCCGCGAGCGCGCGGCACGCGTCTCCCAGGCCCTGGACGCCGTCGGCCTCGGCGACGTCGCGCGCCGGCTCGCCGCCACGTACTCCGGCGGCATGGTGCGCCGCCTCGAACTGGCCCAGGCCCTGGTCAGCGCCCCCCGCCTGTTGATCCTGGACGAGCCGACGATCGGCCTGGACCCGATCGCACGGGACAGCGTCTGGGACCGCATCAACGAGATCCGGACCGGCACCGGGATGACCGTCCTGGTGACCACGCACTCCATGGACGAGGCCGACCGCCGCTGCGACCGGCTCGCCCTGATGCACCTCGGCAGGCTCCGCGCGCTCGGCACCCCCACCGAGCTCAAGAGCGAACTGGTCACCCACCGCCGGGAAACCGGTGAACCCGCCTCCCCGCCGCCGTCCCTGGAGGACGTCTTCCGGTACCACTCCGGAAGCGGACTGGACGACCCCGGGGCCGAGGAGGAGAAGGGAGCGTTCAACGATGTCCGCCGCACCCGCCGCACCGCAACCCGCCGCGGCTGA
- a CDS encoding ABC transporter permease codes for MSAAPAAPQPAAAEPDPRFALLLTPPPPRTGWRVVPSRVGAMCAVELQKLLHDRTEIYTRAVQPALWLLIFGTTFSRIHAIPTGGVPYLDFLAPGIIAQSAMFIAIFYGIMIIWERDSGVLTKLMVTPTPRSALVTGKAFAAGVKAVIQAVVVIVIAALLGVGMSWNPLHLLGVAVVVVLASAFFSCLSMSIAGIVLTRDRLMGIGQAITMPLFFASNALYPVALMPGWLQAISKVNPLSYQVDALRGLLIGTPSHLGLDFGVLAFAAAVGIAAAGSLLGRLAR; via the coding sequence ATGTCCGCCGCACCCGCCGCACCGCAACCCGCCGCGGCTGAGCCCGATCCGCGCTTCGCCCTGCTGCTCACCCCGCCACCGCCTCGCACCGGCTGGCGGGTCGTACCGTCCCGGGTCGGCGCGATGTGCGCCGTCGAACTGCAGAAGCTGCTGCACGACCGCACCGAGATCTACACCCGCGCCGTCCAGCCCGCACTCTGGCTGCTGATCTTCGGTACGACGTTCTCCCGCATCCACGCCATCCCCACCGGCGGCGTCCCCTATCTCGACTTTCTCGCGCCCGGGATCATCGCCCAGTCGGCCATGTTCATCGCTATCTTCTACGGCATCATGATCATCTGGGAGCGCGACTCCGGCGTCCTCACCAAACTCATGGTCACGCCGACCCCACGGTCGGCCCTCGTGACGGGCAAGGCGTTCGCCGCCGGGGTCAAGGCCGTGATCCAGGCCGTCGTCGTCATCGTGATCGCCGCCCTGCTCGGCGTCGGCATGAGCTGGAACCCGCTGCATCTGCTCGGCGTGGCCGTGGTGGTCGTGCTGGCCTCGGCGTTCTTCTCGTGCCTGTCGATGTCGATCGCCGGGATCGTCCTCACACGCGACCGGCTGATGGGCATCGGCCAGGCCATCACCATGCCGCTGTTCTTCGCCTCCAACGCGCTCTACCCGGTCGCCCTGATGCCCGGCTGGCTCCAGGCCATCAGCAAGGTGAACCCGCTGAGCTACCAGGTCGACGCCCTGCGCGGCCTGCTCATCGGCACTCCGTCCCATCTCGGCCTGGACTTCGGGGTGCTGGCCTTCGCCGCGGCGGTCGGCATCGCGGCCGCCGGATCCCTGCTCGGCCGGCTCGCCCGCTGA
- a CDS encoding LamG-like jellyroll fold domain-containing protein: protein MCSPLHQPDGPLLPGASRRTFLRATALTGAATAATGLASAAPAAALSQQTADAVTAGWRPDPESSRFTLVVMPDTQYLFDGASINKAPVEASLRYVLDHGRDENIVFLSHLGDLTESGQSGEFEAIGEAFELLDRRRVGYSVVAGNHDIKSSTDDQRGRTPYLDTFGPQRMRRLPTFGGATLDGYNTFHLFRAAGREWLVLALDWRPSAAGLAWAKDVIAQHPDTPVILTTHELVYADTDGDEAELSDHGKHLWDELIAGHDQIFLTLNGHYWPAGRTTRKNTAGNDVHLHITNYQNRYYGGSAMIRLYRFDLARNTIDVETISPWILGRAGDRINDLERGEIELTGPQDSFAVPIDFEKRFAGFAPVPVRGPRPAKQLVIPGTVAYWRFDFPSQQDGSAADAGLRVPDLSGHRNDLVREAVPGSAPDALRWSTAHHPDQPGHGSLYFDGSKPPLRGAYLRTESNAPLNTKTFRSGYTIEAFLRLPADWDAGRNAWGAVLGRRGTLGAAGKTSGDPEEPVATLSVSDGPGLQWAAAPLNQPGAVTNWSHELLRERWWHVAVVNDGKHTTMYIDGCIVARNPATHTAGLATLGLPWLLGAYEYGGRLDQLMHGWLGDIRIVERALPVRNFMIA from the coding sequence ATGTGCAGCCCCCTCCACCAGCCCGACGGACCGCTTCTTCCCGGCGCGAGCCGTCGTACGTTCCTGCGGGCAACCGCGCTCACCGGTGCCGCCACCGCAGCCACGGGGCTCGCGTCCGCCGCGCCCGCCGCGGCTCTCTCCCAGCAGACGGCCGACGCCGTCACGGCCGGTTGGCGGCCCGACCCCGAGAGCTCCAGGTTCACGCTCGTCGTCATGCCGGACACCCAGTACCTCTTCGACGGGGCGAGCATCAACAAGGCGCCGGTCGAGGCGTCGTTGCGTTACGTACTCGATCACGGGCGCGACGAGAACATCGTCTTCCTGTCCCATCTGGGCGACCTCACCGAGAGCGGCCAGTCAGGCGAATTCGAGGCGATCGGCGAAGCGTTCGAGCTGCTCGACCGGCGGCGAGTCGGCTACAGCGTCGTCGCGGGCAACCACGACATCAAGTCCTCCACCGACGATCAGCGCGGCCGCACCCCGTACCTGGACACCTTCGGTCCGCAGCGGATGCGACGCCTGCCGACGTTCGGCGGGGCAACCCTGGATGGCTACAACACCTTCCACCTGTTCCGCGCCGCCGGGCGCGAGTGGCTGGTGCTGGCGCTCGACTGGCGGCCATCGGCGGCCGGGCTCGCTTGGGCGAAGGACGTCATCGCCCAGCACCCGGACACTCCGGTCATCCTCACCACCCACGAGCTGGTATACGCGGACACGGACGGCGACGAGGCTGAACTCTCCGATCACGGAAAGCATCTGTGGGACGAGCTGATAGCCGGGCACGACCAGATCTTCCTCACCCTCAACGGCCACTACTGGCCCGCTGGACGCACCACCCGTAAGAACACCGCGGGCAACGACGTCCATCTGCACATCACGAACTACCAGAACCGCTACTACGGCGGCAGCGCCATGATCCGCCTCTACCGCTTCGACCTGGCCAGGAACACCATCGACGTGGAGACGATCTCTCCATGGATCCTCGGCCGCGCGGGCGACAGGATCAACGACCTGGAGCGCGGCGAGATCGAACTGACCGGCCCACAGGACAGCTTCGCCGTTCCCATCGACTTCGAGAAGCGTTTCGCCGGCTTCGCCCCCGTGCCCGTGCGGGGCCCCCGCCCAGCGAAGCAGCTGGTGATACCGGGCACCGTCGCCTACTGGCGCTTCGACTTCCCTTCGCAACAGGACGGTTCCGCCGCCGACGCCGGCCTGCGCGTCCCCGACCTGTCCGGGCACCGCAACGACCTGGTTCGCGAAGCCGTCCCCGGCAGTGCGCCCGACGCGCTGCGCTGGTCCACCGCCCACCACCCCGACCAGCCCGGCCACGGCAGCCTCTACTTCGACGGCTCGAAGCCACCGCTGCGGGGCGCGTATCTGCGCACGGAGAGCAACGCACCGCTCAACACCAAGACGTTCAGGTCCGGTTACACCATCGAGGCATTCCTCCGCCTCCCCGCCGACTGGGACGCCGGACGCAATGCCTGGGGCGCCGTACTCGGCCGCCGTGGCACCCTCGGAGCGGCCGGCAAGACCTCCGGCGACCCGGAGGAACCCGTCGCCACCCTCTCCGTGTCGGACGGCCCCGGGCTCCAGTGGGCGGCGGCGCCGCTGAACCAGCCGGGGGCCGTCACCAACTGGAGCCATGAACTGCTGCGTGAACGGTGGTGGCATGTGGCGGTCGTCAATGACGGGAAGCACACGACGATGTACATCGACGGCTGCATAGTCGCCCGCAACCCTGCCACCCACACCGCTGGCCTCGCCACCCTGGGCCTGCCCTGGCTGCTCGGCGCCTACGAGTACGGGGGCAGACTCGACCAGTTGATGCACGGCTGGCTCGGCGACATCAGGATCGTCGAACGCGCCCTGCCCGTAAGGAACTTCATGATCGCCTGA